The following are encoded in a window of Methanobacteriales archaeon HGW-Methanobacteriales-1 genomic DNA:
- a CDS encoding GNAT family N-acetyltransferase, with translation MDDIEIIDLNPDNISEYGVCGYKDLKKHVELRKKIEWFQEYYPKGLRIKIVMSEKGGYQGMLEYIPGEYAHRPVKADGYLFIHCIFVGFRKEFKGQGMASQLLDECIKEAQDKDMRGVAIVTRKGPFMVGNDIFLNKGFQIVDSVKPDFDLLVKKFDEKSPNPQFREVMEESLKEYSRGLTILRSVQCPYTEKNVNAIMESAKDKFKLETNLVDLKDASDVQNSPCAFGSFCLIYDGEILSYHPISKTRFENIMKKTLP, from the coding sequence ATGGATGATATAGAGATAATAGACTTGAATCCAGATAATATATCCGAGTATGGTGTTTGCGGGTACAAAGATCTGAAAAAACACGTGGAGTTAAGGAAAAAGATTGAGTGGTTCCAGGAATATTACCCTAAAGGATTACGAATTAAGATAGTAATGTCTGAAAAGGGCGGTTATCAGGGAATGCTGGAATACATTCCTGGAGAATATGCTCACCGTCCGGTGAAGGCAGACGGATATCTATTTATCCATTGCATTTTTGTAGGCTTCCGGAAAGAATTTAAAGGTCAAGGAATGGCTTCCCAGTTACTGGATGAATGTATTAAAGAGGCACAGGATAAGGACATGCGGGGAGTGGCCATAGTCACCAGAAAAGGCCCCTTCATGGTAGGTAATGATATATTCCTGAATAAAGGTTTTCAGATAGTGGATAGTGTTAAACCTGATTTTGATTTGCTGGTAAAGAAGTTTGATGAAAAATCACCCAATCCCCAGTTCCGGGAAGTTATGGAAGAGTCTTTAAAAGAATACTCTAGGGGATTGACCATCCTCCGCTCAGTACAATGCCCCTACACTGAAAAAAATGTTAATGCTATTATGGAATCGGCAAAAGATAAATTCAAACTGGAAACCAATCTGGTTGATTTAAAGGATGCCTCGGATGTTCAAAATTCACCCTGTGCTTTCGGATCATTCTGTCTTATCTATGATGGTGAAATATTAAGTTATCATCCCATTAGCAAGACCCGATTTGAGAATATAATGAAAAAGACACTCCCCTAA
- a CDS encoding 30S ribosomal protein S10, whose amino-acid sequence MHNARIKLTGTDPEKLAYVCEQLRKIAERTGVDLSGPIPLPTKKLVVPTRKSPDGEGKATWEKWELRIHKRLVGIEADERAMRQVMKVNVPDNVSIEIELKS is encoded by the coding sequence ATGCACAACGCAAGAATTAAACTCACAGGGACTGACCCTGAAAAATTGGCCTATGTCTGCGAACAGCTAAGAAAAATAGCTGAACGAACTGGCGTAGATCTCTCTGGCCCTATCCCATTACCAACTAAAAAGCTGGTAGTGCCTACCCGTAAATCACCAGATGGTGAAGGGAAAGCAACCTGGGAAAAATGGGAACTAAGAATCCACAAAAGATTAGTGGGTATCGAAGCCGACGAGCGAGCCATGAGACAGGTCATGAAGGTAAATGTACCTGACAACGTGAGTATCGAGATTGAATTAAAGAGCTAA
- a CDS encoding M23 family peptidase codes for MKDIRPIPIESPLKGEWMVLNSPGTKVPSHGTDYLAQTYAFDLLQVDWAHKPVKFYRKSTLSYILGKVHLSDCYCYGKPIYAPISGVVVEAQDGYPERDPVQPIHDISIALKNAWFFNPEKQNVQDIAGNYIIIQGDESCTFLGHMQKGSIKVKNGDKIKSGELMGNIGHSGNSTAPHLHFQLMDGPDATTAKGLPCCFREYELYDNNRWIKVENGIPKNKDRVRF; via the coding sequence ATGAAAGATATAAGGCCCATACCAATAGAATCACCATTAAAGGGGGAGTGGATGGTCTTAAATAGTCCAGGCACTAAAGTTCCCAGCCATGGTACGGATTATCTTGCGCAAACTTATGCATTCGACCTTTTACAGGTTGATTGGGCCCATAAACCAGTTAAATTCTATAGAAAGAGTACTTTAAGTTATATTCTGGGTAAAGTTCACTTAAGTGATTGTTACTGCTATGGAAAACCCATTTATGCCCCTATCTCCGGTGTGGTGGTGGAAGCCCAGGATGGATATCCTGAACGGGACCCGGTACAACCTATTCATGATATTTCAATTGCTTTAAAGAATGCCTGGTTTTTCAACCCGGAAAAACAGAACGTCCAGGATATTGCCGGCAATTATATCATTATTCAAGGAGATGAATCATGTACATTTCTGGGCCATATGCAAAAAGGTTCAATAAAAGTAAAAAATGGTGATAAAATTAAATCAGGAGAGTTAATGGGAAATATTGGCCATTCAGGTAATTCAACTGCTCCTCACCTCCATTTTCAGCTTATGGATGGCCCTGATGCAACCACAGCTAAAGGCCTTCCTTGTTGTTTTAGAGAATATGAATTATATGATAATAATCGTTGGATTAAAGTAGAAAATGGAATACCAAAAAATAAAGACCGAGTTCGCTTTTAA
- the tuf gene encoding translation elongation factor EF-1 subunit alpha: MAKTKEHMNLAFIGHVDHGKSTLVGHLLLQSGAIAEQQLAEGENKFRFVMDKLGEERERGVTIDLAHAKFETPKYEFTIVDCPGHRDFVKNMITGASQADAAVLVVSIDDGIMPQTKEHAFLARTLGINQIIIGINKMDLVNYDEEKFNALKGEVSDLIKTVAYKPADINFIPLSAFEGDNITTKSENTPWYKGPSLVEALQLFTAPEKPTKLPLRVPIQDVYSITGVGTVPVGRIETGIMKKAESVIFEPAGVIGEVKSIEMHHEMLDSAEPGDNVGFNVRGVGKNDVRRGDVAGHPDSAPSVAKEFTAQIVVLQHPGVITVGYTPVFHCHTAQVACTFLELVNKMNPATGQVDEENPDFLKTGNAAIVKVKPTKPMVIEKIKDIPHMGRFAIRDMGQTVAAGMCIDIVKAK; this comes from the coding sequence ATGGCTAAAACAAAAGAACACATGAACTTGGCGTTTATTGGACACGTAGACCACGGAAAATCAACCCTTGTGGGACACTTATTACTCCAATCCGGAGCTATCGCTGAACAACAGCTAGCAGAAGGGGAAAACAAGTTCAGATTTGTAATGGATAAATTAGGTGAAGAAAGAGAAAGAGGAGTAACCATCGATTTAGCTCACGCTAAGTTTGAAACTCCAAAGTACGAATTTACTATTGTGGACTGTCCTGGTCACCGTGATTTCGTTAAAAATATGATTACTGGTGCTTCCCAGGCTGACGCCGCAGTATTAGTAGTCTCTATTGACGACGGTATCATGCCACAAACTAAAGAACACGCATTTTTGGCTAGAACCCTCGGTATCAACCAGATAATCATCGGTATCAATAAAATGGACCTGGTTAACTACGATGAAGAGAAGTTCAACGCCTTAAAAGGCGAAGTTTCTGACTTGATTAAGACTGTAGCTTACAAGCCAGCAGACATCAACTTCATACCACTCTCTGCTTTCGAAGGAGACAACATAACCACCAAGAGTGAAAACACTCCATGGTACAAAGGACCTTCTCTCGTAGAAGCTCTACAACTCTTCACTGCTCCTGAGAAACCAACCAAATTACCACTACGAGTACCTATCCAGGATGTTTATTCCATCACTGGTGTGGGAACCGTTCCAGTGGGAAGAATCGAAACCGGAATCATGAAGAAAGCTGAAAGTGTAATCTTTGAACCGGCCGGAGTTATCGGAGAAGTTAAATCCATCGAGATGCACCACGAAATGCTCGATTCAGCAGAACCTGGTGACAACGTAGGATTCAACGTACGTGGTGTAGGTAAAAACGATGTGCGAAGAGGAGACGTTGCAGGACACCCTGACAGCGCCCCAAGTGTAGCTAAAGAGTTCACCGCACAGATCGTTGTATTACAACACCCTGGTGTTATCACCGTAGGATACACACCTGTATTCCACTGTCACACCGCTCAGGTCGCCTGTACTTTCTTAGAATTAGTTAACAAGATGAACCCAGCAACTGGTCAAGTGGATGAAGAAAACCCTGACTTCCTCAAAACCGGTAACGCTGCAATAGTGAAAGTTAAACCAACCAAACCTATGGTTATCGAAAAGATCAAGGACATTCCACACATGGGTAGATTTGCTATCCGGGACATGGGTCAAACCGTGGCCGCTGGTATGTGTATTGACATCGTCAAAGCCAAATAG
- a CDS encoding elongation factor EF-2, translating into MSRRDKMINRIKELMYQPKYIRNIGIVAHIDHGKTTLSDNLLAGAGMISSELAGDQRFLDFDEQEQARGITIDAANVSMVHKYDDNEYLINLIDTPGHVDFGGDVTRAMRAVDGAVVVVCAVEGIMPQTETVLRQALKENVRPVLFINKVDRLINELKLDPTELQNRFIKTIASANKLIKNMAPKELKDKWQVRVEDGSVAFGSAYHNWALNVPVMQETGINFNDIINYCKDEKQKELADKVPLADVLLGMVVEHLPSPDESQAYRVPTIWPGDLDSEEGQAMLNTDPDGPLAVMITDVSIDKHAGEIATGRVYGGTIEKGTEIFFVGSHGKNRIQQVGVYFGPERVNTDKVPAGNIVAITGARNAVAGETVCNEGRKIEAFEGLEHISEPVVTVAVEAKNTKDLPKLIEVLRQVGKEDPTVKVEINEETGEHLISGMGELHLEIIAYRINEKGVEIETSEPIVVYRETIAGTAGPVEGKSPNKHNKFYIEIEPLEDEIFQAIQSGDIKEGRVKGKDLNAKLMELGLEKDQARKVWDVYSRSLLINMTRGIQYLDEIKELLMEGFESAMDDGPIAKEKVMGIKIKLMDAKIHEDAVHRGPAQVLPAIRKAVYGSLMLAEPTLLEPIQKVFINVPQDYMGSSTREVQNRRGQIVDMSQEGDMATVESKVPVAEMFGFAGDIRSAAEGRCLWSTENSGFERLPRELQKQIIREIRDRKGLSPEPYGPEHYIG; encoded by the coding sequence GTGAGTAGACGAGACAAAATGATTAATAGAATAAAAGAGCTGATGTACCAGCCGAAATACATTCGGAACATCGGTATCGTGGCCCACATCGACCACGGAAAGACAACTTTGTCTGACAACCTGTTGGCCGGTGCTGGTATGATATCCTCTGAGTTAGCTGGAGACCAGCGTTTCCTGGATTTCGATGAGCAGGAACAAGCTAGAGGAATCACCATTGACGCAGCAAACGTGTCCATGGTTCACAAGTATGACGATAACGAATATCTGATTAACCTTATTGATACACCAGGTCACGTGGACTTTGGTGGGGATGTAACCCGGGCCATGAGAGCTGTAGACGGTGCAGTAGTAGTAGTATGCGCTGTGGAAGGTATCATGCCCCAAACAGAAACTGTGCTAAGGCAAGCTCTAAAAGAGAATGTAAGGCCAGTTTTATTTATTAACAAGGTTGACCGGTTAATTAACGAATTAAAACTTGATCCGACCGAACTACAAAATCGGTTCATCAAGACCATTGCCAGCGCTAACAAGCTCATTAAAAACATGGCTCCTAAAGAGCTAAAAGACAAATGGCAAGTTAGAGTAGAAGATGGAAGTGTCGCTTTCGGATCTGCATATCACAACTGGGCGCTCAATGTGCCAGTCATGCAGGAAACTGGTATCAATTTCAATGATATCATCAACTACTGTAAAGACGAAAAACAGAAAGAACTAGCTGATAAAGTACCTCTAGCTGACGTATTACTCGGAATGGTAGTAGAACACTTACCAAGCCCAGATGAATCTCAAGCTTACCGGGTACCTACCATCTGGCCAGGAGACTTAGACAGTGAAGAAGGCCAAGCCATGCTCAACACTGACCCTGACGGGCCACTAGCAGTAATGATTACTGATGTGAGTATTGACAAGCACGCCGGTGAAATCGCTACTGGACGGGTTTACGGTGGAACCATTGAAAAAGGAACTGAAATCTTTTTCGTGGGATCTCACGGTAAAAACCGGATCCAACAAGTAGGAGTTTACTTCGGACCAGAAAGAGTAAACACTGATAAAGTGCCTGCCGGAAACATTGTAGCTATTACTGGTGCCAGAAACGCTGTTGCTGGGGAAACTGTCTGTAATGAAGGCCGTAAAATTGAGGCTTTCGAAGGATTAGAACACATCTCCGAACCAGTAGTTACTGTAGCAGTAGAAGCTAAAAACACCAAGGACCTGCCTAAACTAATTGAAGTTTTAAGGCAAGTAGGTAAAGAAGATCCAACCGTTAAGGTAGAGATCAACGAAGAAACTGGAGAGCACCTCATATCAGGTATGGGTGAACTTCACTTGGAAATTATCGCTTACCGTATCAATGAAAAAGGTGTAGAAATTGAAACCTCAGAACCAATCGTAGTATACCGGGAAACCATTGCCGGAACTGCAGGACCTGTGGAAGGAAAATCACCTAACAAGCACAACAAGTTCTACATTGAAATTGAACCCTTAGAAGACGAAATATTCCAGGCCATCCAAAGTGGAGACATTAAGGAAGGCCGTGTTAAAGGTAAAGACCTGAACGCTAAACTCATGGAACTAGGTCTGGAAAAAGACCAAGCCCGGAAAGTTTGGGATGTTTACAGTAGATCACTATTAATTAACATGACCAGAGGTATCCAGTACCTGGACGAAATCAAGGAACTTTTAATGGAAGGTTTCGAGAGCGCCATGGACGATGGACCTATTGCTAAAGAAAAGGTCATGGGAATCAAAATCAAACTCATGGATGCAAAAATACACGAAGATGCGGTACACCGAGGACCTGCCCAAGTATTGCCTGCTATCAGGAAAGCAGTATACGGATCCTTAATGCTGGCTGAGCCAACATTACTGGAACCTATCCAAAAGGTATTCATCAACGTGCCTCAAGATTACATGGGATCATCTACCAGAGAAGTTCAGAACAGAAGAGGCCAAATTGTGGATATGTCCCAGGAAGGAGACATGGCCACCGTAGAATCCAAGGTTCCTGTAGCGGAAATGTTTGGATTTGCAGGTGACATTCGTTCTGCAGCTGAAGGAAGATGTTTGTGGTCCACCGAGAACTCAGGATTTGAAAGACTGCCTCGGGAACTGCAAAAACAAATAATAAGAGAAATTAGGGACAGAAAAGGCCTATCTCCAGAACCATATGGTCCTGAACACTACATAGGTTAA
- a CDS encoding alkylhydroperoxidase, which yields MQTETKIGKKLYSVQESYWIFYHGIRTMKYMSKAKNNQELDTKFIERIMLAVTEVNDCAICSYAHTKRALESGMSSEEIHNMLAGIMDDIPDDELAAVMFAQHYADTRGHPTGESWQRIVKIYGTSRAQGILGSIRTIMIGNAYGIAWSSFFNRLRGRPDPRSRLIYEASMILGTVLIPISLIHALISNLFKNPIINF from the coding sequence ATGCAAACTGAAACTAAAATTGGTAAAAAACTTTATTCCGTGCAGGAATCTTACTGGATCTTTTACCATGGAATACGGACCATGAAGTACATGTCTAAAGCCAAAAATAACCAGGAATTAGACACTAAATTCATAGAAAGGATCATGCTAGCGGTGACTGAAGTTAATGACTGTGCCATCTGTTCTTACGCCCACACCAAAAGGGCCCTGGAAAGTGGAATGAGTAGCGAAGAAATCCATAATATGCTGGCCGGGATTATGGATGACATACCTGATGATGAACTTGCCGCAGTCATGTTTGCCCAGCATTATGCCGATACCCGTGGCCACCCTACTGGGGAATCCTGGCAGCGTATTGTAAAAATCTATGGGACATCACGGGCTCAAGGCATTCTTGGTTCTATTCGTACTATCATGATAGGAAATGCTTATGGTATTGCCTGGAGTTCTTTTTTTAACCGGCTGAGAGGCCGGCCTGATCCAAGAAGCCGTCTGATATATGAGGCCAGTATGATTTTAGGTACTGTTTTAATACCCATTTCTCTAATTCACGCTTTAATCTCGAATTTGTTTAAAAACCCCATCATTAACTTTTAA
- a CDS encoding esterase, with translation MNEKKLYTKDSVTSYDGTKIGYRQIGSGPGIILLHGGINASQHLMKLATLLSDEFTVYIPDRRGRGMSGPIGDNYTIEKEDEDLDAIIKKTGSHYVFGTADGALFALHAAINNSDIHKVVAYEPLIFFGQPGIEEFKTIIQHYDEHMAEGDVAAAMESLTKDSKKYMVINIAADFMLVPIFKLALKLDARKVKGDDVSLQELLPTLHDELEIVQNTEGTLENYKDVSAEVLLLGGSKTEPMLKETLHALDKLVPHSHLVELEGLNHGSAQDYGNPEPIAQEIKNFFREIK, from the coding sequence ATGAATGAAAAAAAATTATACACTAAAGATTCTGTAACATCTTATGACGGCACTAAAATTGGATATCGTCAAATAGGCAGTGGTCCGGGTATTATTCTTCTGCACGGAGGAATAAATGCATCACAACACCTTATGAAGCTCGCTACTTTACTATCAGATGAGTTTACAGTATATATTCCTGACCGTAGAGGTCGTGGGATGAGTGGGCCAATTGGTGATAATTATACTATAGAAAAGGAAGATGAAGATCTGGATGCCATCATTAAAAAAACTGGTTCACATTATGTATTTGGAACGGCTGACGGTGCCCTATTTGCACTGCATGCTGCAATAAATAATTCAGATATCCATAAAGTTGTGGCCTATGAACCCCTAATCTTCTTTGGCCAACCAGGGATTGAAGAATTCAAAACCATCATCCAGCACTATGATGAGCATATGGCCGAGGGTGATGTGGCTGCGGCCATGGAAAGTTTAACCAAAGATTCTAAGAAATACATGGTGATTAATATAGCTGCTGATTTTATGCTGGTTCCTATTTTCAAACTCGCACTAAAATTGGATGCCCGGAAAGTCAAGGGCGATGATGTATCTCTACAGGAGCTTCTCCCTACACTACACGACGAACTGGAAATCGTTCAAAACACAGAAGGAACATTGGAAAACTACAAAGATGTTTCTGCAGAAGTATTATTACTGGGTGGCAGCAAAACGGAACCCATGTTAAAAGAAACCCTCCATGCTCTGGATAAACTAGTCCCTCATTCTCATTTGGTGGAGTTGGAAGGATTAAACCATGGATCGGCACAGGACTATGGTAATCCAGAGCCTATTGCACAGGAAATAAAGAACTTTTTTAGAGAAATAAAATAG
- a CDS encoding NAD(P)/FAD-dependent oxidoreductase, translated as MYDVIVIGAGPAGCMAAKKTAESGLKVLLVEKKSLPREKSCSGILIQKSIKIVEKEFGKIPGRIFSHPILNQGIIITNEEGQAYPYPSEGYNIWRNTFDEFLCLNAEKAGAELRTSTRAMHCEEKEDHVRVHLEDYVENARWVIACDGAGSRIKRNILDVDVDYIITYQTFCRGLIDLDSAFFHAFLDTSLSQYDAWFNVKDDYLIIGVGVKDAFKMKEYHSCFVSYLESNFNLKIESVEREETGLIPHIRSGFNVDLGKGRVLFAGEAANLLNPLGEGISIALTSGYCAGEAVIGGGDVLDDYKANLCHELDYMMRQWKFLVSITKEFNF; from the coding sequence TTGTATGATGTCATAGTAATTGGTGCCGGGCCTGCAGGGTGCATGGCTGCTAAAAAAACAGCAGAATCAGGATTAAAAGTTCTCTTAGTGGAGAAGAAGTCATTACCTCGGGAAAAGTCCTGTTCCGGAATTCTGATTCAGAAATCAATTAAAATCGTGGAAAAAGAATTCGGAAAAATACCCGGAAGAATCTTCTCACATCCCATTCTTAACCAGGGAATCATTATCACCAATGAAGAGGGCCAGGCTTATCCTTACCCGAGTGAGGGTTACAATATCTGGAGAAACACCTTTGATGAGTTTTTGTGCTTAAATGCGGAGAAGGCCGGTGCTGAACTTAGAACATCCACCAGGGCCATGCATTGTGAAGAAAAAGAGGATCACGTGAGAGTCCATCTGGAAGATTATGTAGAAAATGCCCGATGGGTCATTGCCTGTGATGGGGCAGGTAGTAGAATTAAAAGGAATATTCTGGATGTAGATGTAGATTATATCATCACTTACCAGACCTTTTGCAGGGGTTTGATAGATCTGGACAGTGCATTTTTCCATGCTTTTTTAGATACTTCCCTCTCCCAGTACGATGCCTGGTTCAATGTGAAAGATGACTATCTCATTATAGGAGTGGGAGTCAAAGATGCATTTAAAATGAAAGAATACCATTCCTGTTTTGTTTCCTATCTGGAATCTAATTTTAATTTAAAAATAGAATCAGTGGAGAGAGAAGAAACAGGATTAATTCCACATATTCGATCTGGATTTAATGTGGATTTAGGAAAGGGCAGGGTACTCTTTGCAGGCGAGGCGGCCAATTTATTGAATCCCCTAGGTGAGGGAATTTCAATTGCTCTGACCAGTGGTTACTGTGCTGGTGAGGCTGTTATTGGTGGTGGTGATGTTCTGGATGATTATAAAGCTAACTTATGCCATGAACTGGATTATATGATGCGGCAATGGAAGTTTTTGGTGTCGATTACAAAAGAATTCAATTTTTGA